A window of Dorea formicigenerans contains these coding sequences:
- the nifJ gene encoding pyruvate:ferredoxin (flavodoxin) oxidoreductase, with protein MARKMKTMDGNQAAAHASYAYTEVAAIYPITPSSVMPEHVDEWATEGRKNIFGETVQVTEMQSEAGAAGAVHGSLAAGALTTTFTASQGLLLMIPNLYKVAGEQLPGVFHVSARALASHALSIFGDHSDVYACRQTGAAMLCESSVQEVMDLTPVAHCAALKGKLPFINFFDGFRTSHEIQKIETWDYEDLKDLVDMDAIDEFRKHALNPNHPCQRGSAQNPDIFFQAREACNPYYDAMPAIVQEYMDKVNAKIGTDYKLFNYYGAEDAEKVIIAMGSVCDTIEETIDYLRAAGEKVGVVKVRLYRPFCAQALIDAIPDTVKYINVLDRTKEPGAEGEPLYLDVVSALKGSKFDSIPVNCGRYGLGSKDTTPAQIVAVFNNVDRKRFTIGIEDDLTHLSLEVGAPLVTTPEGTINCKFWGLGADGTVGANKNSIKIIGDNTDMYAQAYFDYDSKKSGGVTMSHLRFGKKPIKSTYLIHKANFVACHNPSYVNKYNMVQELVDGGTFLLNCSWDMEGLEKHLPGQVKAYIADHNIKFYTIDGIKIGKEIGLGGRINTVLQSAFFKLAAIIPEEEAIDLMKKAAKATYGRKGDKIVQMNYDAIDAGAKQVVEIQVPDSWKSCPDEGLFTPEVKDGRADVVAFVKNIQSKVNSQEGNNLPVSAFVDYADGSTPSGSAEYEKRGIAVDIPVWKSENCVQCNRCAYVCPHAVIRPVALTEEELAKAPEGTEAIDMIGMPGLKFTMTVSAYDCTGCGSCVNVCPGKKGEKALVMENMEANAGSQKAFDFGREIEVKPEVVAKFKPATVKGSQFKQPLLEFSGACAGCGETPYAKLVTQLFGDRMYIANATGCSSIWGNSSPSTPYTVNAKGQGPAWSNSLFEDNAEFGYGMLLGQKAIRKRLKAEVETIAASDKASAEVKAACQEYLDTFNCGASNGDATDKLVAALDGCDCDTCKDIVKNKDFLAKKSQWIFGGDGWAYDIGFGGVDHVLASGEDINIMVFDTEVYSNTGGQASKATKTGATAQFAAGGKETKKKDLAGIAMSYGYVYVAQIAMGADYNQTVKAIAEAEAYPGPSLIIAYAPCINHGIKKGMSKAQTEEQLAVECGYWNNFRFNPAAEGAKFTLDSKEPKEEGYQEFLDGEVRYNALKRANPEKAARLFKKNEQEAMERYEYLKKLVTLYGAEE; from the coding sequence ATGGCAAGAAAAATGAAAACCATGGATGGTAATCAGGCCGCAGCACATGCTTCATATGCATATACTGAAGTAGCAGCTATTTACCCAATTACACCATCATCTGTTATGCCGGAGCATGTAGATGAGTGGGCTACAGAAGGCAGAAAGAATATATTTGGAGAGACTGTTCAGGTAACAGAGATGCAGTCAGAGGCTGGTGCAGCAGGAGCCGTTCATGGATCCTTGGCAGCAGGAGCACTTACAACAACATTTACAGCATCTCAGGGATTGCTGTTGATGATTCCTAACTTATATAAAGTTGCAGGGGAGCAGCTTCCTGGAGTATTCCATGTATCAGCTCGTGCACTTGCAAGTCATGCACTTTCAATTTTTGGAGATCACTCTGATGTTTACGCCTGTCGTCAGACTGGTGCAGCTATGCTGTGTGAGTCCAGTGTACAGGAAGTTATGGATCTGACACCAGTTGCACATTGTGCAGCATTAAAGGGAAAACTTCCATTTATCAACTTCTTTGATGGATTCCGTACATCACACGAGATTCAGAAGATTGAGACTTGGGATTATGAAGATCTGAAAGATCTGGTAGATATGGATGCAATCGATGAATTCAGAAAACATGCTCTGAATCCTAATCACCCATGCCAGAGAGGTTCCGCTCAGAACCCGGATATCTTTTTCCAGGCAAGAGAAGCATGTAACCCATACTACGATGCTATGCCGGCAATCGTTCAGGAGTACATGGACAAAGTTAATGCTAAGATTGGAACAGATTATAAACTGTTTAACTATTATGGAGCAGAGGATGCTGAGAAAGTCATCATCGCTATGGGATCTGTCTGTGATACTATTGAGGAGACAATCGATTACTTAAGAGCAGCCGGAGAGAAAGTCGGAGTTGTAAAGGTTCGTCTTTACAGACCGTTCTGTGCACAGGCACTTATCGACGCTATTCCGGACACTGTAAAATATATCAATGTTCTTGACAGAACAAAAGAGCCAGGAGCAGAAGGAGAGCCATTATATCTGGATGTCGTATCTGCACTGAAAGGATCTAAGTTTGATAGTATTCCGGTTAATTGTGGACGTTATGGATTAGGTTCTAAAGATACAACACCGGCTCAGATCGTTGCTGTATTTAACAATGTTGACAGAAAGAGATTTACAATTGGTATTGAGGATGATCTTACACATCTGTCACTGGAAGTTGGAGCTCCGCTGGTTACAACACCAGAGGGAACAATCAACTGTAAGTTCTGGGGACTTGGAGCAGATGGTACTGTTGGAGCTAACAAGAACTCTATCAAGATCATTGGTGACAACACAGATATGTATGCACAGGCTTATTTTGATTATGATTCTAAGAAGTCCGGTGGTGTTACAATGTCACACCTGCGTTTCGGTAAGAAGCCAATCAAATCTACTTACCTGATTCACAAAGCAAACTTTGTAGCATGTCATAATCCATCTTATGTAAATAAATATAACATGGTTCAGGAGTTAGTAGACGGAGGAACATTCCTTCTGAACTGCTCATGGGATATGGAAGGTCTTGAGAAACATTTACCGGGACAGGTAAAAGCTTACATTGCAGACCACAATATTAAATTCTACACAATCGATGGTATCAAGATTGGTAAAGAAATCGGACTTGGCGGACGTATCAATACAGTTCTTCAGTCAGCATTCTTTAAGCTTGCAGCAATCATTCCTGAGGAAGAGGCAATCGACCTTATGAAGAAAGCAGCAAAAGCTACTTACGGAAGAAAAGGTGACAAGATTGTACAGATGAACTATGATGCTATTGATGCCGGTGCAAAACAGGTTGTAGAGATTCAGGTTCCGGATTCATGGAAATCTTGTCCGGATGAGGGACTCTTTACTCCGGAAGTAAAAGACGGCCGCGCAGATGTAGTTGCATTTGTTAAAAATATTCAGTCAAAAGTTAACTCACAGGAAGGTAATAACCTGCCAGTATCTGCATTTGTTGATTATGCTGATGGTTCTACACCTTCAGGATCTGCTGAGTATGAGAAACGTGGTATTGCAGTAGATATTCCGGTATGGAAATCAGAAAATTGTGTACAGTGTAACCGTTGTGCATATGTATGTCCACATGCAGTTATCCGTCCGGTAGCACTTACAGAAGAAGAGCTCGCTAAAGCACCGGAAGGAACAGAAGCAATCGATATGATCGGTATGCCAGGACTGAAATTTACAATGACAGTATCTGCTTATGACTGTACAGGTTGCGGATCTTGTGTCAATGTATGTCCAGGTAAGAAGGGTGAAAAAGCTCTTGTTATGGAGAACATGGAAGCAAATGCAGGTTCTCAGAAAGCATTTGACTTTGGTCGTGAGATCGAGGTAAAACCAGAGGTTGTTGCGAAGTTCAAACCTGCAACAGTAAAAGGAAGTCAGTTCAAGCAGCCACTGTTAGAGTTCTCAGGAGCTTGTGCAGGATGTGGTGAGACACCATATGCAAAACTGGTAACTCAGTTATTTGGAGATAGAATGTATATCGCTAATGCTACAGGATGTTCTTCTATCTGGGGTAACTCTTCACCATCTACACCATATACAGTAAACGCTAAGGGACAGGGACCGGCATGGTCTAACTCACTGTTCGAGGATAATGCTGAATTTGGTTATGGTATGTTACTTGGCCAGAAGGCTATCAGAAAGAGATTAAAAGCAGAAGTTGAGACAATTGCTGCAAGCGATAAAGCATCTGCAGAAGTAAAAGCAGCTTGTCAGGAATATCTTGACACATTTAACTGTGGAGCATCTAATGGTGACGCTACAGATAAACTTGTTGCAGCATTAGATGGTTGTGATTGTGATACATGTAAGGACATCGTTAAGAACAAAGACTTCCTGGCTAAGAAATCCCAGTGGATCTTTGGTGGAGACGGATGGGCTTACGATATCGGATTTGGCGGTGTAGACCATGTTCTTGCAAGTGGCGAGGATATTAACATCATGGTATTCGATACAGAGGTTTATTCTAACACAGGTGGACAGGCTTCAAAGGCTACTAAGACAGGTGCTACAGCACAGTTCGCAGCTGGTGGTAAAGAGACAAAGAAGAAAGACCTTGCAGGAATCGCAATGAGTTACGGTTATGTATATGTTGCACAGATCGCTATGGGTGCTGATTATAACCAGACTGTAAAAGCAATTGCAGAGGCAGAGGCTTATCCGGGACCATCACTCATCATTGCTTACGCTCCATGTATCAACCATGGTATTAAGAAAGGTATGAGCAAAGCTCAGACTGAGGAGCAGTTAGCAGTAGAGTGTGGATACTGGAATAACTTCAGATTCAACCCTGCAGCAGAGGGCGCTAAGTTCACACTGGATAGCAAAGAGCCTAAGGAAGAAGGATATCAGGAATTCCTGGACGGAGAAGTACGTTACAACGCACTGAAGAGAGCTAATCCGGAGAAGGCAGCAAGACTGTTCAAGAAAAACGAGCAGGAAGCTATGGAGAGATACGAGTATCTGAAGAAACTTGTAACACTCTATGGAGCAGAAGAGTAG
- the lgt gene encoding prolipoprotein diacylglyceryl transferase, which translates to MTRTIDFPHLGIHLSSVGNHITVFGFDIAYYGMIIGAGILAGIFMAVYEAKRTGQKEEDYYDLSICAVIISIIGARAYYVIFSWDMYKDDLLSIFNLRQGGLAIYGGVIAAVLTVIVFAKVKKLSAAQIFDTAGLGLVLGQAIGRWGNFFNREAFGEYTDGLFAMKLPVDAVRSSDITDLMRKHMETVDGVSYIQVSPTYLYESMWCLALLILLLLYRRHKKFQGEVFLMYLLGYGAGRVWIEGLRTDQLWIPGTEIPVSQVLAGTIVVVSFVLIVYNRIKVKKKAAC; encoded by the coding sequence ATGACTAGAACGATTGATTTTCCACATCTGGGAATACATCTTTCTTCAGTAGGGAATCATATTACGGTATTTGGATTTGATATTGCTTATTACGGAATGATCATAGGTGCTGGGATTCTTGCCGGAATTTTTATGGCAGTATATGAAGCAAAAAGAACTGGACAGAAAGAAGAAGATTATTATGATCTGTCTATTTGTGCAGTAATCATTTCAATTATCGGTGCCAGGGCATATTACGTGATTTTTTCATGGGATATGTACAAAGATGACCTGCTTAGTATTTTTAACCTCAGACAGGGAGGACTTGCAATTTACGGCGGTGTGATCGCAGCGGTTCTTACAGTAATTGTATTTGCAAAAGTGAAGAAATTATCAGCAGCACAGATCTTTGATACAGCAGGTCTTGGACTTGTACTTGGACAGGCAATCGGACGCTGGGGAAATTTCTTTAACAGGGAAGCATTTGGTGAGTATACAGATGGATTATTTGCTATGAAACTTCCGGTAGATGCAGTCAGATCTTCGGATATCACGGATTTAATGAGAAAACACATGGAAACAGTGGATGGGGTATCTTATATTCAAGTGAGCCCGACATATCTTTATGAGTCTATGTGGTGTCTCGCCTTGTTGATATTACTGTTGTTGTATCGCAGACATAAAAAGTTCCAGGGAGAAGTATTCTTGATGTATCTGCTTGGATATGGTGCAGGAAGAGTATGGATCGAGGGATTAAGAACAGACCAACTCTGGATTCCGGGGACAGAAATTCCGGTATCACAGGTTCTTGCCGGAACCATTGTAGTTGTATCATTTGTTTTGATTGTATATAATCGAATAAAGGTTAAGAAAAAAGCTGCTTGTTAG
- the ychF gene encoding redox-regulated ATPase YchF, producing MKLGIVGLPNVGKSTLFNSLTKAGAESANYPFCTIDPNVGVVTVPDERLNVLGEMYHTKKIIPAAIEFVDIAGLVKGASKGEGLGNQFLANIREVDAIVHVVRCFENSNIVHVDGSIDPLRDIETINLELIFSDLEILERRIAKTTKVARNDKAAAKELALLEKIKAHLEDGRLAKTFDAVEDEEEEEWLKSYNLLTYKPVIYAANVSEDDLADDGASNAGVQAVREYAAKEESEVFVVCAEIEAEISELDDDEKKMFLEDLGLTESGLEKLIKASYKLLGLISYLTAGEPEVRAWTITEGTKAPQAAGKIHSDFERGFIRAEVVSYDDLIACGSHAAAKEKGLIRLEGKEYVVKDGDIMLFRFNV from the coding sequence ATGAAATTAGGAATCGTGGGATTACCGAATGTAGGTAAGAGTACCCTTTTTAATTCACTGACAAAAGCAGGAGCGGAGTCTGCAAACTATCCGTTCTGTACTATTGACCCGAATGTCGGAGTTGTAACTGTGCCGGACGAGAGACTGAATGTCCTTGGCGAGATGTATCACACGAAGAAGATCATCCCGGCTGCAATTGAGTTCGTAGATATTGCAGGACTTGTAAAGGGAGCATCAAAAGGAGAAGGGCTTGGAAATCAGTTCCTTGCAAATATCCGTGAAGTAGATGCTATCGTGCATGTAGTACGTTGTTTTGAGAACAGTAATATTGTACATGTAGATGGAAGTATTGATCCGCTCAGAGATATTGAGACAATTAATCTGGAGCTTATCTTCTCAGACCTTGAGATCCTGGAGAGAAGAATTGCAAAGACAACTAAGGTTGCAAGAAATGACAAGGCAGCAGCAAAAGAGCTGGCTCTTCTTGAGAAGATCAAAGCACATCTGGAAGATGGAAGACTTGCCAAGACATTTGACGCAGTAGAAGATGAGGAAGAAGAGGAGTGGCTTAAGAGTTATAATCTTCTGACATATAAACCGGTCATCTACGCTGCAAATGTATCAGAAGATGATCTTGCAGATGACGGAGCTTCCAATGCAGGAGTTCAGGCAGTCAGAGAGTATGCAGCAAAAGAAGAAAGTGAAGTATTTGTAGTATGTGCAGAAATTGAAGCTGAGATTTCTGAATTAGATGATGATGAGAAAAAAATGTTCCTGGAAGATCTTGGTCTTACTGAGTCAGGACTTGAGAAACTGATCAAGGCAAGCTACAAGCTCCTCGGACTGATCAGTTATCTGACTGCAGGTGAACCGGAGGTCCGTGCATGGACAATTACAGAGGGAACAAAGGCACCGCAGGCAGCAGGAAAGATCCACTCTGATTTTGAACGTGGATTTATCCGAGCAGAGGTTGTTTCTTATGATGACTTGATTGCATGTGGAAGTCATGCAGCTGCAAAAGAAAAAGGTCTGATCCGTCTGGAAGGAAAAGAATATGTAGTAAAAGACGGCGATATTATGTTATTCCGATTTAATGTATAA
- a CDS encoding GNAT family N-acetyltransferase, with the protein MTMGPICIKNEYKRKGYGKSLLDYSLEKAAELGCGALCLEGNIDFYGKSGFKPASEYGIRYHGLPEGEDASFFLCKELIPGYLDGITGEYATPEGYLVDEQEAEEFDKQFPYKEKK; encoded by the coding sequence ATGACGATGGGACCAATCTGTATCAAGAACGAATATAAACGGAAAGGATATGGTAAAAGTCTGCTTGATTATTCGTTGGAGAAAGCTGCAGAGCTAGGCTGCGGTGCATTATGCTTGGAAGGAAATATTGATTTTTATGGGAAGAGTGGATTCAAACCGGCAAGCGAGTATGGTATCCGATATCATGGATTGCCGGAGGGAGAGGATGCATCATTTTTCCTATGTAAGGAACTGATTCCGGGTTATCTTGATGGGATTACTGGAGAGTATGCCACACCAGAAGGCTATCTTGTAGATGAGCAGGAAGCAGAAGAGTTTGATAAGCAGTTCCCATATAAAGAGAAAAAGTGA
- a CDS encoding TetR family transcriptional regulator, which yields MTKGALYRHYKSKRDIFDCIVGRMEQQDGEQATEYDMPQVFPL from the coding sequence ATGACAAAAGGGGCATTGTACCGTCATTACAAAAGCAAAAGAGATATTTTTGATTGTATTGTGGGGCGTATGGAGCAGCAGGATGGTGAACAGGCAACAGAATATGATATGCCACAAGTATTTCCATTATGA
- a CDS encoding zinc ribbon domain-containing protein — translation MEIKNIILKLRTERGMSQDELADKIMVTRQAVSRWENGATVPNTDTLKLLSKEFDVSINTLLGEPRKLICQCCGMPIDDDSILGRDKDGTLNEEYCKWCYADGTYTYNDMDELIDVCVKNMVNENFTEEQARFYLKEMLPKLDYWKRYDELSDNGQFEEFKKQLINEINDLHIDGLPRVDKLNALVGKYVNLEYTLPNGQKVKFLDDEKTYLGNQLESEFGGDRCFGILASMDFILICTYEKDGENPELLIYKKR, via the coding sequence ATGGAAATAAAAAATATTATTTTGAAACTTCGCACAGAAAGAGGAATGTCACAAGACGAGCTGGCAGATAAAATCATGGTTACAAGGCAGGCAGTATCACGTTGGGAAAATGGAGCTACAGTTCCAAATACGGATACACTTAAGCTCTTATCGAAAGAATTTGATGTTTCCATCAATACGCTTTTGGGAGAACCCAGAAAGCTGATCTGTCAGTGCTGCGGGATGCCAATTGATGATGATTCCATATTGGGACGTGATAAGGATGGCACATTAAATGAGGAGTATTGTAAATGGTGCTATGCAGATGGAACATACACATATAATGATATGGATGAATTGATTGATGTATGTGTAAAGAATATGGTAAATGAAAATTTTACTGAAGAACAGGCACGCTTTTATCTGAAAGAAATGCTTCCAAAGTTAGATTACTGGAAAAGGTATGATGAACTTAGTGACAATGGGCAGTTTGAAGAGTTTAAAAAGCAATTGATAAATGAAATTAATGATCTGCATATAGACGGACTTCCAAGGGTAGACAAACTAAATGCACTTGTGGGGAAATATGTGAATCTGGAATATACTCTGCCGAATGGACAAAAAGTGAAATTCCTTGATGATGAGAAAACCTACTTGGGTAATCAATTGGAGTCCGAATTCGGAGGAGACAGGTGTTTCGGTATCCTGGCAAGTATGGATTTTATTCTGATATGTACATATGAGAAGGATGGTGAAAATCCGGAGCTTCTGATTTATAAAAAGAGATAA
- a CDS encoding ABC transporter permease has translation MFHKNIPNNNKDIIRFLAKNFAGTKKVRNTILFCSVVIGIVAITMVFGISFGKIQAEEIKLIRENGAASSGRIEDGTEEQYAKLKQLDYIKQVGKSIFVGEATDISKNNEKTICNVVWADSESWNNFLRPAYTNVIGNYPQKKEEILLSERALKKLGISEPEQGMEINLDVYKGVFEHSKEKFELCGWYTDSGNELAIGYISHDKIKELKLEKGPYTLLFSQSDHLNRSKTEEKLYQTLPMKSADQKIYVSDTAQYTAVSKFAGGYEMVILGTIGILCGIYFLVRNVLWISMSEDVQNLGLLHTIGATERQITKIYRKQMRLLMLKGSVLGSLISAVILVLIIPELLGFHFYQEMGGNTILSFFRPWILLISVLFVNGILWIASEGVIRKITTLSCVESATYDGNKLNRKIKHPVEMVLKRSEIGEMFYIAWGNITRHKARFIITSISIFLGVLSFILMNVLTNGCDYKHLLEKRPDFLLAGEFSEFGKSQGCGEEYKTREIDVDPLLTQGDGVELLYDNDYDEFSPISQELEKKLHKIDGIDWENSNLIEGAYVTTVMSKKGIRPYDEGLSDLTNDNMVEGFSWDTVQILNENQILSLKKYVQDNQLNIDLKSLEEGNGVLIIHDHMLTPEQQKLADEAIGEPVYFKTLLSREDAIRRKEQSNSENKEKQQEDEFPQKESETFPLCGYLDRQSDDFPEIHQSWHGREGSLYYFISEKGFQKIPTEKKILAMELTADPEKEPYVKTQISELISEENKKRSEMTEVSMDEGTGEAGVFVICKSDLMQQKETYMRGNRILLGAISIILFIAGLTNYCNVVFTGMYARRKEFDIMKSIGMTDKQMKLMLFGEGSYYFMCVMGLLFTAGVVVLVGVKIYMENKLSYFTFHWPIQIAVCVMLSFAAVNIYGNSRLLFRLQIYRYDKDNGGDDYGNKKYYFETSHRKRNVTRRAGR, from the coding sequence ATGTTTCATAAGAACATTCCAAATAACAATAAAGACATAATCCGATTTCTGGCTAAAAATTTTGCAGGCACAAAAAAGGTGAGAAATACGATTTTATTTTGCTCGGTAGTAATCGGAATTGTTGCGATTACCATGGTATTCGGAATCTCTTTTGGAAAAATACAGGCAGAAGAAATAAAATTAATCAGAGAAAATGGAGCTGCTTCTTCGGGCAGAATAGAAGATGGAACAGAAGAACAATATGCAAAATTAAAACAACTGGATTATATAAAACAAGTTGGGAAAAGTATTTTTGTAGGTGAAGCTACAGATATTTCTAAGAATAATGAAAAAACGATATGCAACGTAGTTTGGGCTGATTCAGAAAGTTGGAACAATTTTTTGAGGCCGGCATATACCAATGTGATTGGGAATTATCCGCAGAAAAAGGAAGAAATTCTATTATCTGAGCGGGCATTGAAAAAACTTGGTATCTCTGAACCGGAACAAGGAATGGAAATAAACTTAGATGTATACAAAGGTGTGTTCGAACATTCGAAAGAAAAATTCGAATTGTGTGGCTGGTATACAGACTCTGGAAATGAATTAGCAATCGGATATATTTCACATGACAAAATTAAAGAGTTGAAACTGGAAAAGGGTCCTTATACTTTACTTTTCAGTCAGAGTGATCATTTAAACAGGAGTAAAACAGAGGAAAAATTATATCAGACATTGCCGATGAAGAGTGCAGATCAGAAGATATACGTTTCTGATACAGCACAATATACTGCTGTTTCTAAATTCGCAGGTGGATATGAGATGGTGATATTAGGAACAATAGGAATTTTGTGTGGAATATATTTCCTTGTACGCAATGTCCTTTGGATATCCATGAGCGAAGATGTTCAAAATCTCGGACTGCTCCACACGATCGGAGCCACAGAAAGACAGATTACAAAAATATACCGGAAACAAATGAGGTTACTCATGTTAAAAGGTTCTGTCTTGGGAAGTTTGATCTCAGCAGTGATTTTAGTTTTAATAATACCGGAACTATTAGGCTTCCATTTTTATCAGGAAATGGGAGGGAATACAATACTTTCCTTTTTCAGGCCGTGGATTCTTTTGATTTCTGTTCTATTTGTAAATGGAATTCTGTGGATAGCATCGGAAGGTGTTATTAGAAAAATAACGACTCTGTCTTGCGTTGAGAGTGCCACTTATGATGGAAATAAGCTTAACAGAAAAATAAAACATCCTGTGGAAATGGTGTTGAAACGTTCTGAAATAGGAGAAATGTTTTATATTGCATGGGGAAATATAACACGACATAAAGCACGATTTATCATTACAAGTATTTCCATATTTTTAGGAGTCCTGTCTTTTATTCTAATGAATGTACTTACAAATGGATGCGATTATAAGCATCTTCTTGAAAAACGTCCTGATTTTTTGCTGGCAGGAGAGTTTAGCGAATTCGGGAAAAGCCAGGGATGTGGGGAAGAATATAAAACCAGAGAAATCGATGTTGATCCTTTACTGACACAGGGAGACGGTGTGGAACTGTTGTATGATAATGATTATGATGAATTTTCACCAATCTCTCAAGAGTTGGAGAAAAAACTACACAAGATAGATGGTATTGATTGGGAAAATTCAAATCTGATTGAAGGAGCTTATGTAACTACGGTTATGTCTAAGAAAGGAATTCGTCCTTATGACGAGGGGCTTTCAGATCTTACAAATGACAATATGGTGGAAGGATTCAGTTGGGATACGGTGCAGATTTTAAATGAAAATCAAATCTTGTCGCTTAAGAAATACGTTCAGGATAATCAACTCAATATTGATTTGAAATCTTTGGAAGAAGGAAATGGTGTGCTGATCATACATGATCATATGCTGACCCCGGAACAGCAAAAACTTGCAGATGAAGCAATTGGCGAACCGGTATACTTTAAAACTTTGCTTTCAAGAGAAGATGCGATTCGTAGAAAAGAACAAAGTAATTCTGAGAATAAAGAGAAACAACAGGAAGACGAATTCCCTCAAAAAGAATCTGAAACATTTCCTCTATGTGGTTATTTAGACAGGCAAAGTGATGATTTCCCGGAAATACATCAATCCTGGCATGGTAGAGAAGGCAGCTTATATTATTTTATCAGTGAGAAAGGCTTTCAAAAGATACCAACTGAGAAAAAGATATTAGCAATGGAATTAACTGCTGATCCGGAAAAAGAACCTTATGTGAAAACACAGATCAGCGAGCTGATATCCGAGGAAAATAAGAAACGATCCGAAATGACAGAAGTATCGATGGATGAAGGAACCGGCGAAGCAGGAGTTTTTGTTATCTGTAAATCAGACCTGATGCAACAAAAAGAAACATATATGAGAGGAAATCGAATTCTCCTAGGTGCTATAAGCATCATATTATTCATTGCGGGATTGACCAATTATTGTAACGTCGTATTTACCGGGATGTACGCTCGGAGAAAAGAATTTGATATTATGAAAAGTATCGGGATGACGGATAAGCAGATGAAATTAATGCTCTTTGGCGAAGGCAGTTATTATTTTATGTGTGTGATGGGATTGTTGTTTACTGCGGGAGTGGTAGTCTTGGTTGGTGTGAAAATTTATATGGAAAATAAATTGTCATATTTTACATTTCATTGGCCGATTCAGATTGCAGTGTGTGTAATGTTATCATTTGCAGCTGTTAATATTTATGGCAACAGCAGGTTGCTTTTCAGACTGCAGATTTATCGATATGATAAAGATAACGGAGGTGATGATTATGGAAATAAAAAATATTATTTTGAAACTTCGCACAGAAAGAGGAATGTCACAAGACGAGCTGGCAGATAA
- a CDS encoding ABC transporter ATP-binding protein, with translation MDIIKAINLKKYYTSDTYEVRALDGVSLTVEEGEFIAVVGTSGCGKTTLMNILGGLDTPDFGGVWIRNTSLKDLNKEERTIFRRRNIGFVFQQYNLIPSLSIRENIVLPMRLDGKKIDVDFFNEIVETLGLKDKLERFPSTLSGGQQQRVSIARALLTKPAIVLADEPTGNLDSVTSMEVVGLLKSCAARFHQTTLIVTHQEEVAQMADRVIRMSDGKIYTRDCNDC, from the coding sequence ATGGACATAATTAAAGCCATAAATCTTAAAAAATATTATACATCCGATACATATGAAGTGCGTGCTTTAGATGGTGTGTCACTAACAGTAGAAGAGGGCGAATTTATAGCAGTTGTCGGTACGTCTGGATGTGGAAAGACAACACTTATGAACATTTTGGGCGGTCTTGACACTCCGGATTTTGGAGGTGTTTGGATCAGAAATACAAGTTTAAAAGATCTTAACAAGGAAGAAAGAACGATATTCAGAAGAAGAAATATCGGATTTGTATTTCAGCAATATAATTTGATACCTTCTCTTAGCATACGCGAAAATATAGTTCTTCCGATGCGACTGGATGGTAAGAAAATCGATGTGGATTTTTTCAATGAAATTGTAGAAACACTTGGACTAAAAGATAAATTAGAACGTTTCCCATCAACACTGTCTGGTGGGCAGCAACAGCGAGTTTCTATAGCGCGGGCATTATTAACGAAACCGGCAATTGTCCTGGCGGATGAACCGACCGGAAATCTGGATTCTGTTACAAGTATGGAAGTTGTGGGATTACTAAAATCCTGTGCCGCAAGATTCCATCAGACGACATTGATCGTAACTCATCAAGAGGAAGTAGCACAGATGGCAGACAGAGTAATACGTATGTCCGATGGGAAAATCTATACAAGAGATTGTAACGATTGTTAG